A single genomic interval of Helianthus annuus cultivar XRQ/B chromosome 6, HanXRQr2.0-SUNRISE, whole genome shotgun sequence harbors:
- the LOC110935956 gene encoding disease resistance protein RUN1, translating into MSAPSSSSSSSIPTRSWTYEVFLSFRDEDTGHTFVDHLYKALVQKGILAFKNDKMHPSGKPVSPELLQLIEESRFAVVILSKNYSKSSRCLEELTKIMECQDQMGQIVLPVFYHVDPSDVRRQKRDFATAFEQHEEKLMGKLNNWRKALTATANLSGLHISPESGGESAFIDKIVHEIFRNIQPDGSDNALIGIESHVDTLYSLLSIEASHEVRMIGIFGIEGIGKTTIAQTLFKRIAYMFEGSSFVNNVRDNSCTICLLQEKILKDILRLQQGVMINDPVYGANMIQHRFKYKKVLLVLDDVDAFEQLEYLADTHEWFGPGSRIIITTRDEHLLSSGYYKYKPAPLLMDQAVELFSWHAFRKNSPPDEFKDLSNRAICFTGGVPLALKVLGCFFLGRKNTSVWESALARLANIPDCDIIEKLKCCLDDLR; encoded by the exons ATGTCTGctccatcttcatcttcatcctcatcCATACCAACACGATCCTGGACATATGAAGTGTTCTTAAGCTTCAGAGATGAAGATACTGGACACACTTTTGTCGATCATCTTTATAAAGCTCTTGTTCAGAAAGGAATACTTGCATTCAAAAACGACAAGATGCACCCTTCGGGGAAACCAGTCTCTCCAGAACTTTTGCAACTCATCGAAGAATCGAGATTTGCAGTAGTTATCCTCTCAAAAAACTATTCTAAGTCTTCTAGGTGTTTGGAAGAGCTGACTAAAATCATGGAATGTCAGGATCAGATGGGGCAGATTGTGTTACCAGTGTTCTACCATGTAGATCCATCTGATGTACGAAGACAGAAACGAGACTTCGCAACAGCGTTTGAGCAACACGAGGAGAAGTTGATGGGTAAATTGAACAACTGGAGGAAAGCTTTAACTGCAACTGCTAATTTATCTGGCTTGCATATCTCGCCAGAAAGCGG GGGTGAATCTGCATTTATAGACAAGATTGTTCATGAGATCTTTCGGAATATACAACCAGATGGTAGCGATAATGCTCTGATTGGTATAGAATCACATGTGGATACATTATACTCGTTATTGAGCATAGAAGCATCACACGAGGTGCGCATGATAGGGATATTTGGAATTGAAGGGATAGGAAAGACAACTATTGCTCAAactttgtttaaaagaattgcATATATGTTTGAGGGTAGTAGTTTTGTTAACAATGTAAGAGATAACAGTTGTACTATATGTCTGTTACAAGAAAAGATTCTTAAGGATATTCTAAGACTGCAACAAGGGGTGATGATCAATGATCCTGTGTACGGAGCCAACATGATACAACACCGATTTAAATATAAAAAGGTTCTTCTTGTCCTAGATGACGTGGATGCTTTCGAACAGTTAGAATACCTAGCTGATACACATGAGTGGTTTGGTCCAGGAAGTAGAATCATTATAACTACTAGAGATGAGCATCTTCTGTCATCTGGCTATTACAAGTACAAGCCTGCTCCTTTACTCATGGATCAAGCTGTTGAGCTCTTCAGTTGGCATGCTTTTCGAAAGAATAGCCCTCCAGACGagtttaaagatctttcaaatcgTGCAATATGCTTTACTGGTGGTGTTCCTCTAGCGTTGAAAGTTTTAGGTTGTTTCTTTCTTGGAAGAAAGAATACCAGTGTGTGGGAAAGTGCTTTAGCTAGACTAGCTAACATACCAGATTGTGACATTATCGAGAAACTGAAGTGTTGTTTAGATGATCTCAGGTAA